The following proteins are encoded in a genomic region of Micropterus dolomieu isolate WLL.071019.BEF.003 ecotype Adirondacks linkage group LG04, ASM2129224v1, whole genome shotgun sequence:
- the LOC123970465 gene encoding transmembrane protein 121-like: MVPPQTAANKPHVCLTAVLIMTSLALIDAYLVEQNPGPRRIGVCVTVLAGDACFLIVLRYVGVWAGSEVHTARRGYAMILWFFYIFILEIKVYFVYQNYKSQDVNVDAEMTDAAVSRRALTLLLSVCMPIVFITLAAIDHLDYLRSHKKREEIRSRLFWVVVDLLDVVDVQANLWELQREGLPLWVEGLMFFYCYILLLVLPCVSLSEISMQGVNIVPHKMMLYPILSLATINVITLLIRGGNLLIYGDVRVSGIMMGKNVVAIVVKSCSLVQYRKHQPASPPADRGAEMQKNSLGDVQISNTQPVVLPRVVIEDFTTIPEEEEEQEEEESDDSVSNHE, encoded by the coding sequence ATGGTTCCCCCGCAAACTGCTGCTAACAAGCCCCACGTCTGCCTAACGGCGGTCCTCATCATGACCAGCCTGGCACTGATAGATGCCTACCTGGTGGAGCAGAATCCGGGTCCTAGGAGGATCGGCGTGTGCGTCACCGTGCTGGCGGGAGACGCATGTTTCCTCATTGTGCTGCGATATGTTGGCGTCTGGGCTGGGTCAGAGGTGCACACGGCCAGGCGAGGCTACGCCATGATCCTCTGGTTCTTCTACATCTTCATCCTGGAGATCAAGGTCTACTTTGTATATCAGAACTACAAGTCTCAGGACGTGAATGTAGATGCAGAGATGACAGATGCGGCTGTGTCCCGGAGGGCTCTTACGTTGctgttgtctgtctgcatgCCCATCGTGTTCATAACACTGGCAGCGATAGATCATTTGGATTACTTACGGTCGCataagaaaagagaggagataAGAAGTCGTCTCTTCTGGGTGGTGGTGGACCTGCTGGACGTTGTGGACGTTCAGGCCAACCTGTGGGAGCTTCAGAGGGAAGGGCTCCCCCTGTGGGTGGAGGGACTGATGTTCTTCTACTGCTACATCCTCCTGCTGGTGCTGCCCTGCGTCTCCCTAAGTGAGATCAGCATGCAGGGTGTGAACATCGTCCCGCACAAAATGATGCTCTACCCCATCCTCAGTCTCGCCACCATCAACGTCATCACTCTGCTGATTCGAGGGGGAAACCTGCTGATTTACGGGGACGTCCGAGTGTCTGGGATCATGATGGGCAAGAATGTGGTCGCTATCGTCGTGAAGAGCTGCAGCCTGGTGCAGTACAGAAAACATCAGCCAGCTTCTCCTCCTGCAGATCGAGGAGCCGAGATGCAGAAGAACTCTCTGGGCGATGTTCAGATTTCCAACACGCAGCCAGTGGTGCTGCCTAGAGTCGTGATCGAGGACTTCACCACCAtaccagaggaggaggaggagcaggaggaggaggagagtgatGACAGTGTGAGCAACCATGAGTGA